The Symphalangus syndactylus isolate Jambi chromosome 3, NHGRI_mSymSyn1-v2.1_pri, whole genome shotgun sequence genome has a segment encoding these proteins:
- the SNX19 gene encoding sorting nexin-19 isoform X6: MKTETVPPFQETPAGSSCHLNNLLSSRKLMAVGVLLGWLLVIHLLVNVWLLCLLSALLVVLGGWLGSSIAGAASGRVHLERFIPLATCPPCPEAERQLEQEINRTIQMIIRDFVLSWYRSVSQEPAFEEEMEAAMKGLVQELRRRMSMMDSHALAQSVLTLCGCHLQSYIQAKEATAGKNGPVEPSHLWEAYCRATAPHPAVHSPSAEVIYTRGVVNLLLQGLVPKPHLETRTGRHVVVELITCNVILPLISRLSDPDWIHLVLVGIFSKARDPAPCPASAPEQPSVPTSLPLIAEVEQLAEGRASPVAAPVFLSYSEPEGPAGPSPEVEEGHEAVEGDLGGMCEERKVGNNSSHFLQPNLRGPLFLCEDSELESPLSELGKETIMLMTPGNFLSDRIQDVLCALEGSQALEPKDGEASEGAEAEEGPGTETETGLLVSTLNSCPEIYIDTADKEIEQGDVTASVTALLEGPEKTCPSRPSCLEKDLTNDVSSLDPTLPPVLLSSSPPGPLNSATFSFEPLSSPDGPVIIQNLRITGTITAREHSGTGFHPYTLYTVKYETALDGENSSGLQQLAYHTVNRRYREFLNLQTRLEEKPDLRKFIKNVKGPKKLFPDLPFGNMDSDRVEARKSLLESFLKQLCAIPEIANSEEVQEFLALNTDARIAFVKKPFMVSRIDKMVVSAIVDTLKTAFPRSEPQSPTEELSEAETESKSQTEGKKASKSRLRFSSSKISPTLSVTEAQDKILYCVQEGNVESETLSMSGMESFIEKQTKLLEMQPTKAPEKDPEQPPKGRVDSCVSDAAVPAQVPSNSDPGTETELADTALDLLLLLLTEQWKWLCTENMQKFLRLIFGTLVQRVLGFCRSASEANLEAQGKLSGP; the protein is encoded by the exons ATGAAGACAGAAACAGTGCCACCGTTCCAGGAAACTCCAGCTGGATCCAGCTGTCACCTCAATAACCTGTTGAGTAGCCGGAAGCTGATGGCTGTGGGGGTCTTGCTTGGCTGGCTCCTGGTCATACATCTTCTGGTCAACGTGTGGCTGCTGTGCCTTCTGTCCGCATTGCTAGTGGTGCTGGGAGGATGGCTGGGCTCCAGCATTGCTGGAGCGGCTTCAGGTCGAGTGCACCTGGAACGCTTCATCCCATTGGCCACCTGCCCTCCATGCCCTGAGGCAGAAAGGCAGCTGGAACAGGAGATCAACCGCACCATCCAGATGATTATTCGAGATTTTGTGTTATCCTGGTACCGTTCCGTGAGCCAGGAGCCAGCCTTtgaggaggaaatggaggcagcCATGAAAGGGTTGGTCCAGGAGCTTCGGAGAAGGATGAGCATGATGGACAGTCATGCTCTTGCCCAGAGTGTTCTGACTCTCTGCGGTTGTCACCTGCAGAGCTACATTCAGGCAAAGGAGGCCACTGCAGGGAAGAATGGTCCAGTTGAGCCTTCCCACCTCTGGGAGGCTTACTGCCGGGCTACTGCCCCACATCCTGCTGTGCACAGCCCCAGTGCTGAAGTCATCTATACACGTGGCGTTGTGAATTTGTTGCTTCAAGGGCTGGTGCCCAAGCCCCACTTGGAGACTCGTACCGGACGCCATGTAGTGGTCGAACTCATCACATGCAATGTAATCTTACCACTGATCAGCAGGCTGTCAGATCCTGACTGGATCCACCTTGTACTCGTGGGTATCTTTTCCAAGGCCAGAGATCCAGCACCCTGCCCAGCCAGTGCCCCCGAACAGCCCTCAGTGCCCACATCTCTGCCACTGATTGCTGAGGTAGAGCAGCTTGCAGAAGGGAGAGCTTCTCCAGTAGCAGCCCCAGTGTTCctaagttacagtgagccagagGGTCCTGCAGGCCCCTCTCCAGAGGTTGAAGAAGGCCACGAAGCTGTAGagggagatttgggtgggatgtgtgaagaaagaaaagtaggaaACAACTCATCTCATTTCCTACAGCCAAATCTTCGAGGCCCCCTGTTCTTATGTGAAGACTCAGAGCTGGAGTCTCCGCTGTCTGAACTGGGCAAAGAAACCATCATGCTCATGACCCCAGGCAACTTTCTCTCCGACAGAATTCAGGATGTCCTGTGTGCCCTAGAGGGTTCCCAGGCTCTGGAACCCAAAGATGGTGAGGCATCTGAAGGAGCAGAAGCTGAGGAGGGTCCAGGGACAGAAACAGAGACAGGCCTGCTGGTCTCCACACTCAATTCCTGCCCAGAGATCTACATTGACACAGCAGACAAGGAGATAGAACAAGGAGATGTTACCGCCTCTGTTACAGCTTTGCTGGAGGGGCCAGAAAAGACCTGCCCCTCACGGCCCTCATGCTTAGAGAAGGATCTCACCAATGATGTGAGCTCCCTTGATCCTACTCTGCCACCAGTTCTGCTTTCCTCCTCTCCACCtggtcctctcaactcagccacCTTCAGCTTTGAGCCCCTAAGCAGTCCCGATGGTCCAGTTATCATCCAGAACCTTCGTATCACTGGCACCATTACAGCCCGAGAGCACAGTGGCACCGGATTCCACCCATACACACTCTATACTGTGAAG TACGAGACAGCCCTTGATGGTGAAAACAGCAGCGGCCTGCAGCAGCTGGCCTACCACACTGTGAATCGCCGCTATCGGGAGTTCTTGAATCTGCAGACCCGTCTGGAGGAGAAACCAGATCTACGAAAGTTCATCAAAA atgtgaAGGGTCCTAAAAAGCTCTTTCCAGATCTTCCATTTGGAAACATGGACAGTGACAGAGTAGAAGCCCGTAAGAGCCTCCTAGAATCATTCCTAAAG CAACTCTGTGCCATTCCGGAGATCGCTAACAGTGAGGAGGTGCAGGAGTTCCTTGCTCTGAACACAGATGCTCGTATTGCCTTTGTCAAGAAACCATTTATGGTCTCTAGAATAGACAAG ATGGTGGTGAGTGCCATTGTGGACACCTTGAAGACAGCGTTTCCTCGTTCTGAACCCCAGAGCCCCACAGAGGAGCTGAGTGAGGCCGAGACCGAAAGCAAGTCCCAGACAGAAGGCAAGAAGGCTAGCAA GTCCAGGCTGAGGTTTTCATCCAGTAAAATTTCTCCAACACTAAGTGTGACTGAAGCACAAGACAAGATTCTTTATTGTGTCCAGGAAGGCAATGTG GAGTCTGAGACTCTATCCATGTCTGGGATGGAATCTTTTATTGAAAAACAGACAAAGTTACTGGAAATGCAGCCAACAAAAGCCCCAGAAAAAGATCCTGAACAACCTCCCAAAGGACGTGTGGACAGTTGCGTGTCAGATGCAGCTGTGCCAGCCCAAGTCCCCAGCAACAGCGATCCAG gaacaGAGACAGAGTTAGCTGACACAGCCCTGGATCTGCTCCTCTTGCTACTAACAGAACAGTGGAAATGGCTGTGTACCGAAAACATGCAGAAGTTTCTTCGTCTTATCTTTGGGACCCTAGTTCAAAG AGTTCTAGGGTTCTGCAGAAGTGCTTCTGAAGCCAACTTAGAAGCTCAGGGAAAACTGAGTGGACCATGA
- the SNX19 gene encoding sorting nexin-19 isoform X9, with product MKTETVPPFQETPAGSSCHLNNLLSSRKLMAVGVLLGWLLVIHLLVNVWLLCLLSALLVVLGGWLGSSIAGAASGRVHLERFIPLATCPPCPEAERQLEQEINRTIQMIIRDFVLSWYRSVSQEPAFEEEMEAAMKGLVQELRRRMSMMDSHALAQSVLTLCGCHLQSYIQAKEATAGKNGPVEPSHLWEAYCRATAPHPAVHSPSAEVIYTRGVVNLLLQGLVPKPHLETRTGRHVVVELITCNVILPLISRLSDPDWIHLVLVGIFSKARDPAPCPASAPEQPSVPTSLPLIAEVEQLAEGRASPVAAPVFLSYSEPEGPAGPSPEVEEGHEAVEGDLGGMCEERKVGNNSSHFLQPNLRGPLFLCEDSELESPLSELGKETIMLMTPGNFLSDRIQDVLCALEGSQALEPKDGEASEGAEAEEGPGTETETGLLVSTLNSCPEIYIDTADKEIEQGDVTASVTALLEGPEKTCPSRPSCLEKDLTNDVSSLDPTLPPVLLSSSPPGPLNSATFSFEPLSSPDGPVIIQNLRITGTITAREHSGTGFHPYTLYTVKYETALDGENSSGLQQLAYHTVNRRYREFLNLQTRLEEKPDLRKFIKNVKGPKKLFPDLPFGNMDSDRVEARKSLLESFLKQLCAIPEIANSEEVQEFLALNTDARIAFVKKPFMVSRIDKMVVSAIVDTLKTAFPRSEPQSPTEELSEAETESKSQTEGKKASKSRLRFSSSKISPTLSVTEAQDKILYCVQEGNVTKLLEMQPTKAPEKDPEQPPKGRVDSCVSDAAVPAQVPSNSDPGTETELADTALDLLLLLLTEQWKWLCTENMQKFLRLIFGTLVQRVLGFCRSASEANLEAQGKLSGP from the exons ATGAAGACAGAAACAGTGCCACCGTTCCAGGAAACTCCAGCTGGATCCAGCTGTCACCTCAATAACCTGTTGAGTAGCCGGAAGCTGATGGCTGTGGGGGTCTTGCTTGGCTGGCTCCTGGTCATACATCTTCTGGTCAACGTGTGGCTGCTGTGCCTTCTGTCCGCATTGCTAGTGGTGCTGGGAGGATGGCTGGGCTCCAGCATTGCTGGAGCGGCTTCAGGTCGAGTGCACCTGGAACGCTTCATCCCATTGGCCACCTGCCCTCCATGCCCTGAGGCAGAAAGGCAGCTGGAACAGGAGATCAACCGCACCATCCAGATGATTATTCGAGATTTTGTGTTATCCTGGTACCGTTCCGTGAGCCAGGAGCCAGCCTTtgaggaggaaatggaggcagcCATGAAAGGGTTGGTCCAGGAGCTTCGGAGAAGGATGAGCATGATGGACAGTCATGCTCTTGCCCAGAGTGTTCTGACTCTCTGCGGTTGTCACCTGCAGAGCTACATTCAGGCAAAGGAGGCCACTGCAGGGAAGAATGGTCCAGTTGAGCCTTCCCACCTCTGGGAGGCTTACTGCCGGGCTACTGCCCCACATCCTGCTGTGCACAGCCCCAGTGCTGAAGTCATCTATACACGTGGCGTTGTGAATTTGTTGCTTCAAGGGCTGGTGCCCAAGCCCCACTTGGAGACTCGTACCGGACGCCATGTAGTGGTCGAACTCATCACATGCAATGTAATCTTACCACTGATCAGCAGGCTGTCAGATCCTGACTGGATCCACCTTGTACTCGTGGGTATCTTTTCCAAGGCCAGAGATCCAGCACCCTGCCCAGCCAGTGCCCCCGAACAGCCCTCAGTGCCCACATCTCTGCCACTGATTGCTGAGGTAGAGCAGCTTGCAGAAGGGAGAGCTTCTCCAGTAGCAGCCCCAGTGTTCctaagttacagtgagccagagGGTCCTGCAGGCCCCTCTCCAGAGGTTGAAGAAGGCCACGAAGCTGTAGagggagatttgggtgggatgtgtgaagaaagaaaagtaggaaACAACTCATCTCATTTCCTACAGCCAAATCTTCGAGGCCCCCTGTTCTTATGTGAAGACTCAGAGCTGGAGTCTCCGCTGTCTGAACTGGGCAAAGAAACCATCATGCTCATGACCCCAGGCAACTTTCTCTCCGACAGAATTCAGGATGTCCTGTGTGCCCTAGAGGGTTCCCAGGCTCTGGAACCCAAAGATGGTGAGGCATCTGAAGGAGCAGAAGCTGAGGAGGGTCCAGGGACAGAAACAGAGACAGGCCTGCTGGTCTCCACACTCAATTCCTGCCCAGAGATCTACATTGACACAGCAGACAAGGAGATAGAACAAGGAGATGTTACCGCCTCTGTTACAGCTTTGCTGGAGGGGCCAGAAAAGACCTGCCCCTCACGGCCCTCATGCTTAGAGAAGGATCTCACCAATGATGTGAGCTCCCTTGATCCTACTCTGCCACCAGTTCTGCTTTCCTCCTCTCCACCtggtcctctcaactcagccacCTTCAGCTTTGAGCCCCTAAGCAGTCCCGATGGTCCAGTTATCATCCAGAACCTTCGTATCACTGGCACCATTACAGCCCGAGAGCACAGTGGCACCGGATTCCACCCATACACACTCTATACTGTGAAG TACGAGACAGCCCTTGATGGTGAAAACAGCAGCGGCCTGCAGCAGCTGGCCTACCACACTGTGAATCGCCGCTATCGGGAGTTCTTGAATCTGCAGACCCGTCTGGAGGAGAAACCAGATCTACGAAAGTTCATCAAAA atgtgaAGGGTCCTAAAAAGCTCTTTCCAGATCTTCCATTTGGAAACATGGACAGTGACAGAGTAGAAGCCCGTAAGAGCCTCCTAGAATCATTCCTAAAG CAACTCTGTGCCATTCCGGAGATCGCTAACAGTGAGGAGGTGCAGGAGTTCCTTGCTCTGAACACAGATGCTCGTATTGCCTTTGTCAAGAAACCATTTATGGTCTCTAGAATAGACAAG ATGGTGGTGAGTGCCATTGTGGACACCTTGAAGACAGCGTTTCCTCGTTCTGAACCCCAGAGCCCCACAGAGGAGCTGAGTGAGGCCGAGACCGAAAGCAAGTCCCAGACAGAAGGCAAGAAGGCTAGCAA GTCCAGGCTGAGGTTTTCATCCAGTAAAATTTCTCCAACACTAAGTGTGACTGAAGCACAAGACAAGATTCTTTATTGTGTCCAGGAAGGCAATGTG ACAAAGTTACTGGAAATGCAGCCAACAAAAGCCCCAGAAAAAGATCCTGAACAACCTCCCAAAGGACGTGTGGACAGTTGCGTGTCAGATGCAGCTGTGCCAGCCCAAGTCCCCAGCAACAGCGATCCAG gaacaGAGACAGAGTTAGCTGACACAGCCCTGGATCTGCTCCTCTTGCTACTAACAGAACAGTGGAAATGGCTGTGTACCGAAAACATGCAGAAGTTTCTTCGTCTTATCTTTGGGACCCTAGTTCAAAG AGTTCTAGGGTTCTGCAGAAGTGCTTCTGAAGCCAACTTAGAAGCTCAGGGAAAACTGAGTGGACCATGA
- the SNX19 gene encoding sorting nexin-19 isoform X8, which produces MKTETVPPFQETPAGSSCHLNNLLSSRKLMAVGVLLGWLLVIHLLVNVWLLCLLSALLVVLGGWLGSSIAGAASGRVHLERFIPLATCPPCPEAERQLEQEINRTIQMIIRDFVLSWYRSVSQEPAFEEEMEAAMKGLVQELRRRMSMMDSHALAQSVLTLCGCHLQSYIQAKEATAGKNGPVEPSHLWEAYCRATAPHPAVHSPSAEVIYTRGVVNLLLQGLVPKPHLETRTGRHVVVELITCNVILPLISRLSDPDWIHLVLVGIFSKARDPAPCPASAPEQPSVPTSLPLIAEVEQLAEGRASPVAAPVFLSYSEPEGPAGPSPEVEEGHEAVEGDLGGMCEERKVGNNSSHFLQPNLRGPLFLCEDSELESPLSELGKETIMLMTPGNFLSDRIQDVLCALEGSQALEPKDGEASEGAEAEEGPGTETETGLLVSTLNSCPEIYIDTADKEIEQGDVTASVTALLEGPEKTCPSRPSCLEKDLTNDVSSLDPTLPPVLLSSSPPGPLNSATFSFEPLSSPDGPVIIQNLRITGTITAREHSGTGFHPYTLYTVKYETALDGENSSGLQQLAYHTVNRRYREFLNLQTRLEEKPDLRKFIKNVKGPKKLFPDLPFGNMDSDRVEARKSLLESFLKQLCAIPEIANSEEVQEFLALNTDARIAFVKKPFMVSRIDKMVVSAIVDTLKTAFPRSEPQSPTEELSEAETESKSQTEGKKASKSRLRFSSSKISPTLSVTEAQDKILYCVQEGNVESETLSMSGMESFIEKQTKLLEMQPTKAPEKDPEQPPKGRVDSCVSDAAVPAQVPSNSDPGTETELADTALDLLLLLLTEQWKWLCTENMQKFLRLIFGTLVQRLHRIKEV; this is translated from the exons ATGAAGACAGAAACAGTGCCACCGTTCCAGGAAACTCCAGCTGGATCCAGCTGTCACCTCAATAACCTGTTGAGTAGCCGGAAGCTGATGGCTGTGGGGGTCTTGCTTGGCTGGCTCCTGGTCATACATCTTCTGGTCAACGTGTGGCTGCTGTGCCTTCTGTCCGCATTGCTAGTGGTGCTGGGAGGATGGCTGGGCTCCAGCATTGCTGGAGCGGCTTCAGGTCGAGTGCACCTGGAACGCTTCATCCCATTGGCCACCTGCCCTCCATGCCCTGAGGCAGAAAGGCAGCTGGAACAGGAGATCAACCGCACCATCCAGATGATTATTCGAGATTTTGTGTTATCCTGGTACCGTTCCGTGAGCCAGGAGCCAGCCTTtgaggaggaaatggaggcagcCATGAAAGGGTTGGTCCAGGAGCTTCGGAGAAGGATGAGCATGATGGACAGTCATGCTCTTGCCCAGAGTGTTCTGACTCTCTGCGGTTGTCACCTGCAGAGCTACATTCAGGCAAAGGAGGCCACTGCAGGGAAGAATGGTCCAGTTGAGCCTTCCCACCTCTGGGAGGCTTACTGCCGGGCTACTGCCCCACATCCTGCTGTGCACAGCCCCAGTGCTGAAGTCATCTATACACGTGGCGTTGTGAATTTGTTGCTTCAAGGGCTGGTGCCCAAGCCCCACTTGGAGACTCGTACCGGACGCCATGTAGTGGTCGAACTCATCACATGCAATGTAATCTTACCACTGATCAGCAGGCTGTCAGATCCTGACTGGATCCACCTTGTACTCGTGGGTATCTTTTCCAAGGCCAGAGATCCAGCACCCTGCCCAGCCAGTGCCCCCGAACAGCCCTCAGTGCCCACATCTCTGCCACTGATTGCTGAGGTAGAGCAGCTTGCAGAAGGGAGAGCTTCTCCAGTAGCAGCCCCAGTGTTCctaagttacagtgagccagagGGTCCTGCAGGCCCCTCTCCAGAGGTTGAAGAAGGCCACGAAGCTGTAGagggagatttgggtgggatgtgtgaagaaagaaaagtaggaaACAACTCATCTCATTTCCTACAGCCAAATCTTCGAGGCCCCCTGTTCTTATGTGAAGACTCAGAGCTGGAGTCTCCGCTGTCTGAACTGGGCAAAGAAACCATCATGCTCATGACCCCAGGCAACTTTCTCTCCGACAGAATTCAGGATGTCCTGTGTGCCCTAGAGGGTTCCCAGGCTCTGGAACCCAAAGATGGTGAGGCATCTGAAGGAGCAGAAGCTGAGGAGGGTCCAGGGACAGAAACAGAGACAGGCCTGCTGGTCTCCACACTCAATTCCTGCCCAGAGATCTACATTGACACAGCAGACAAGGAGATAGAACAAGGAGATGTTACCGCCTCTGTTACAGCTTTGCTGGAGGGGCCAGAAAAGACCTGCCCCTCACGGCCCTCATGCTTAGAGAAGGATCTCACCAATGATGTGAGCTCCCTTGATCCTACTCTGCCACCAGTTCTGCTTTCCTCCTCTCCACCtggtcctctcaactcagccacCTTCAGCTTTGAGCCCCTAAGCAGTCCCGATGGTCCAGTTATCATCCAGAACCTTCGTATCACTGGCACCATTACAGCCCGAGAGCACAGTGGCACCGGATTCCACCCATACACACTCTATACTGTGAAG TACGAGACAGCCCTTGATGGTGAAAACAGCAGCGGCCTGCAGCAGCTGGCCTACCACACTGTGAATCGCCGCTATCGGGAGTTCTTGAATCTGCAGACCCGTCTGGAGGAGAAACCAGATCTACGAAAGTTCATCAAAA atgtgaAGGGTCCTAAAAAGCTCTTTCCAGATCTTCCATTTGGAAACATGGACAGTGACAGAGTAGAAGCCCGTAAGAGCCTCCTAGAATCATTCCTAAAG CAACTCTGTGCCATTCCGGAGATCGCTAACAGTGAGGAGGTGCAGGAGTTCCTTGCTCTGAACACAGATGCTCGTATTGCCTTTGTCAAGAAACCATTTATGGTCTCTAGAATAGACAAG ATGGTGGTGAGTGCCATTGTGGACACCTTGAAGACAGCGTTTCCTCGTTCTGAACCCCAGAGCCCCACAGAGGAGCTGAGTGAGGCCGAGACCGAAAGCAAGTCCCAGACAGAAGGCAAGAAGGCTAGCAA GTCCAGGCTGAGGTTTTCATCCAGTAAAATTTCTCCAACACTAAGTGTGACTGAAGCACAAGACAAGATTCTTTATTGTGTCCAGGAAGGCAATGTG GAGTCTGAGACTCTATCCATGTCTGGGATGGAATCTTTTATTGAAAAACAGACAAAGTTACTGGAAATGCAGCCAACAAAAGCCCCAGAAAAAGATCCTGAACAACCTCCCAAAGGACGTGTGGACAGTTGCGTGTCAGATGCAGCTGTGCCAGCCCAAGTCCCCAGCAACAGCGATCCAG gaacaGAGACAGAGTTAGCTGACACAGCCCTGGATCTGCTCCTCTTGCTACTAACAGAACAGTGGAAATGGCTGTGTACCGAAAACATGCAGAAGTTTCTTCGTCTTATCTTTGGGACCCTAGTTCAAAG GTTACATAGGATCAAGGAGGTTTAA
- the SNX19 gene encoding sorting nexin-19 isoform X11, with the protein MKTETVPPFQETPAGSSCHLNNLLSSRKLMAVGVLLGWLLVIHLLVNVWLLCLLSALLVVLGGWLGSSIAGAASGRVHLERFIPLATCPPCPEAERQLEQEINRTIQMIIRDFVLSWYRSVSQEPAFEEEMEAAMKGLVQELRRRMSMMDSHALAQSVLTLCGCHLQSYIQAKEATAGKNGPVEPSHLWEAYCRATAPHPAVHSPSAEVIYTRGVVNLLLQGLVPKPHLETRTGRHVVVELITCNVILPLISRLSDPDWIHLVLVGIFSKARDPAPCPASAPEQPSVPTSLPLIAEVEQLAEGRASPVAAPVFLSYSEPEGPAGPSPEVEEGHEAVEGDLGGMCEERKVGNNSSHFLQPNLRGPLFLCEDSELESPLSELGKETIMLMTPGNFLSDRIQDVLCALEGSQALEPKDGEASEGAEAEEGPGTETETGLLVSTLNSCPEIYIDTADKEIEQGDVTASVTALLEGPEKTCPSRPSCLEKDLTNDVSSLDPTLPPVLLSSSPPGPLNSATFSFEPLSSPDGPVIIQNLRITGTITAREHSGTGFHPYTLYTVKYETALDGENSSGLQQLAYHTVNRRYREFLNLQTRLEEKPDLRKFIKNVKGPKKLFPDLPFGNMDSDRVEARKSLLESFLKQLCAIPEIANSEEVQEFLALNTDARIAFVKKPFMVSRIDKMVVSAIVDTLKTAFPRSEPQSPTEELSEAETESKSQTEGKKASKSRLRFSSSKISPTLSVTEAQDKILYCVQEGNVTKLLEMQPTKAPEKDPEQPPKGRVDSCVSDAAVPAQVPSNSDPGTETELADTALDLLLLLLTEQWKWLCTENMQKFLRLIFGTLVQRLHRIKEV; encoded by the exons ATGAAGACAGAAACAGTGCCACCGTTCCAGGAAACTCCAGCTGGATCCAGCTGTCACCTCAATAACCTGTTGAGTAGCCGGAAGCTGATGGCTGTGGGGGTCTTGCTTGGCTGGCTCCTGGTCATACATCTTCTGGTCAACGTGTGGCTGCTGTGCCTTCTGTCCGCATTGCTAGTGGTGCTGGGAGGATGGCTGGGCTCCAGCATTGCTGGAGCGGCTTCAGGTCGAGTGCACCTGGAACGCTTCATCCCATTGGCCACCTGCCCTCCATGCCCTGAGGCAGAAAGGCAGCTGGAACAGGAGATCAACCGCACCATCCAGATGATTATTCGAGATTTTGTGTTATCCTGGTACCGTTCCGTGAGCCAGGAGCCAGCCTTtgaggaggaaatggaggcagcCATGAAAGGGTTGGTCCAGGAGCTTCGGAGAAGGATGAGCATGATGGACAGTCATGCTCTTGCCCAGAGTGTTCTGACTCTCTGCGGTTGTCACCTGCAGAGCTACATTCAGGCAAAGGAGGCCACTGCAGGGAAGAATGGTCCAGTTGAGCCTTCCCACCTCTGGGAGGCTTACTGCCGGGCTACTGCCCCACATCCTGCTGTGCACAGCCCCAGTGCTGAAGTCATCTATACACGTGGCGTTGTGAATTTGTTGCTTCAAGGGCTGGTGCCCAAGCCCCACTTGGAGACTCGTACCGGACGCCATGTAGTGGTCGAACTCATCACATGCAATGTAATCTTACCACTGATCAGCAGGCTGTCAGATCCTGACTGGATCCACCTTGTACTCGTGGGTATCTTTTCCAAGGCCAGAGATCCAGCACCCTGCCCAGCCAGTGCCCCCGAACAGCCCTCAGTGCCCACATCTCTGCCACTGATTGCTGAGGTAGAGCAGCTTGCAGAAGGGAGAGCTTCTCCAGTAGCAGCCCCAGTGTTCctaagttacagtgagccagagGGTCCTGCAGGCCCCTCTCCAGAGGTTGAAGAAGGCCACGAAGCTGTAGagggagatttgggtgggatgtgtgaagaaagaaaagtaggaaACAACTCATCTCATTTCCTACAGCCAAATCTTCGAGGCCCCCTGTTCTTATGTGAAGACTCAGAGCTGGAGTCTCCGCTGTCTGAACTGGGCAAAGAAACCATCATGCTCATGACCCCAGGCAACTTTCTCTCCGACAGAATTCAGGATGTCCTGTGTGCCCTAGAGGGTTCCCAGGCTCTGGAACCCAAAGATGGTGAGGCATCTGAAGGAGCAGAAGCTGAGGAGGGTCCAGGGACAGAAACAGAGACAGGCCTGCTGGTCTCCACACTCAATTCCTGCCCAGAGATCTACATTGACACAGCAGACAAGGAGATAGAACAAGGAGATGTTACCGCCTCTGTTACAGCTTTGCTGGAGGGGCCAGAAAAGACCTGCCCCTCACGGCCCTCATGCTTAGAGAAGGATCTCACCAATGATGTGAGCTCCCTTGATCCTACTCTGCCACCAGTTCTGCTTTCCTCCTCTCCACCtggtcctctcaactcagccacCTTCAGCTTTGAGCCCCTAAGCAGTCCCGATGGTCCAGTTATCATCCAGAACCTTCGTATCACTGGCACCATTACAGCCCGAGAGCACAGTGGCACCGGATTCCACCCATACACACTCTATACTGTGAAG TACGAGACAGCCCTTGATGGTGAAAACAGCAGCGGCCTGCAGCAGCTGGCCTACCACACTGTGAATCGCCGCTATCGGGAGTTCTTGAATCTGCAGACCCGTCTGGAGGAGAAACCAGATCTACGAAAGTTCATCAAAA atgtgaAGGGTCCTAAAAAGCTCTTTCCAGATCTTCCATTTGGAAACATGGACAGTGACAGAGTAGAAGCCCGTAAGAGCCTCCTAGAATCATTCCTAAAG CAACTCTGTGCCATTCCGGAGATCGCTAACAGTGAGGAGGTGCAGGAGTTCCTTGCTCTGAACACAGATGCTCGTATTGCCTTTGTCAAGAAACCATTTATGGTCTCTAGAATAGACAAG ATGGTGGTGAGTGCCATTGTGGACACCTTGAAGACAGCGTTTCCTCGTTCTGAACCCCAGAGCCCCACAGAGGAGCTGAGTGAGGCCGAGACCGAAAGCAAGTCCCAGACAGAAGGCAAGAAGGCTAGCAA GTCCAGGCTGAGGTTTTCATCCAGTAAAATTTCTCCAACACTAAGTGTGACTGAAGCACAAGACAAGATTCTTTATTGTGTCCAGGAAGGCAATGTG ACAAAGTTACTGGAAATGCAGCCAACAAAAGCCCCAGAAAAAGATCCTGAACAACCTCCCAAAGGACGTGTGGACAGTTGCGTGTCAGATGCAGCTGTGCCAGCCCAAGTCCCCAGCAACAGCGATCCAG gaacaGAGACAGAGTTAGCTGACACAGCCCTGGATCTGCTCCTCTTGCTACTAACAGAACAGTGGAAATGGCTGTGTACCGAAAACATGCAGAAGTTTCTTCGTCTTATCTTTGGGACCCTAGTTCAAAG GTTACATAGGATCAAGGAGGTTTAA